The following are encoded together in the Chloroflexota bacterium genome:
- the mce gene encoding methylmalonyl-CoA epimerase, which translates to MNKIAHVGVAVKDLDAALALFRDTLGLHVEYRRVVPDQGVEIVGLRVGESEIELLRPTSDASTVARFLEKRGEGIHHICFEVDDVEATLRTLEAHGYELIDKTPRVGSNGRKLAFVHPKGTHGVLIEFYEKKPLADSQ; encoded by the coding sequence ATGAACAAAATCGCGCATGTGGGGGTGGCGGTGAAGGATTTGGACGCGGCGCTGGCGCTGTTCCGCGACACGCTGGGCCTGCATGTGGAGTACCGACGCGTCGTGCCCGACCAGGGCGTGGAAATCGTGGGCCTGCGCGTGGGCGAAAGCGAGATTGAACTCCTGCGGCCCACGTCCGACGCAAGCACCGTCGCCCGTTTCCTGGAGAAGCGCGGCGAGGGCATCCACCACATCTGCTTTGAGGTGGACGACGTGGAGGCGACCCTGCGCACCCTGGAGGCGCATGGCTACGAGTTGATTGACAAGACGCCGCGCGTCGGCTCCAACGGACGCAAACTCGCCTTCGTCCACCCCAAGGGCACGCACGGGGTGCTGATTGAATTCTACGAAAAGAAGCCATTGGCCGATAGCCAGTAG